The following coding sequences lie in one Metopolophium dirhodum isolate CAU chromosome 5, ASM1992520v1, whole genome shotgun sequence genomic window:
- the LOC132944863 gene encoding valacyclovir hydrolase-like, which yields MNSAKIKVNNVDINYFKVGNGPQKLLIFPGALGQVNDFTPLTENLDQEKYTIYVWDPPGYGSSRPPNRDFSPGFLNRDADCAIALMEALGIDRYSMLGWCNGGCTALIAASRAADRVDKLVVWSCNAYVTGKDLEFYETTRDVHSWPDQWRLPQFEMYGERYVSDTWSGWIDASRKILDEGGGDVCMGALAHIDAPTLILHGALDVLVAVEHAVYLHENIKSSTLEIFPDGKHIIHFMFPEKFVSVVDKFLTSIQ from the exons ATG AATTCTGCTAAAATCAAAGTCAACAACGTCGACATTAACTACTTCAAAGTCGGAAACGGGCCACAGAAACTGTTGATATTTCCAGGAgcactag GTCAAGTCAACGATTTTACACCGCTAACGGAAAATCTCGACCAAGAAAAGTACACGATATACGTATGGGATCCTCCGGGTTACGGTTCGAGTCGACCGCCGAACAGAGATTTTTCACCGGGATTTTTGAACCGTGACGCCGACTGTGCCATCGCACTCATggag GCGCTGGGCATCGACCGGTACTCGATGTTGGGCTGGTGCAACGGCGGGTGCACCGCCCTGATCGCGGCTTCCAGGGCCGCCGACCGAGTGGACAAGCTGGTGGTGTGGAGCTGCAACGCGTACGTGACCGGCAAGGACCTCGAGTTCTACGAGACGACGCGCGACGTGCACAGCTGGCCGGATCAGTGGCGACTGCCGCAGTTCGAAATGTACGGCGAGAGGTACGTGTCGGACACGTGGTCCGGGTGGATAGACGCGTCCCGGAAGATCCTCGACGAGGGCGGCGGCGACGTGTGCATGGGCGCGCTGGCGCACATCGACGCGCCCACGCTCATCCTCCACGGGGCGCTGGACGTGTTGGTGGCCGTCGAACACGCCGTGTACCTGCACGAGAACATCAAGAGTTCGAC gCTTGAAATATTTCCAGATGGCAAgcatatcatacattttatgttcCCAGAAAAATTCGTTTCGGTGGTGGATAAATTTCTTACTTCTATACAGTAA